A window of Castanea sativa cultivar Marrone di Chiusa Pesio chromosome 1, ASM4071231v1 contains these coding sequences:
- the LOC142608430 gene encoding uncharacterized protein LOC142608430 has protein sequence MHTHLVDQKPKKKFRTNNSQLIAKMNRYEKSTLLFLFFLLFCPMVFCQLSLKQTTIMSDVSKLINNAHLWDTTKAPCSWKGVTCSPGNSNITQISLSGFSLNSSEVLSHLCQIDSLESLDLSKNQLTSIPEGYITACGKIAGLKLLNFSRNGLASPLPTFQGFVGLESLDLSFNKFAENIGSQLDGLGALKILNLSFNHFTGPIPKNLSLVLEQLQLSVNEFNGTIPDRIMNCSKLTLIDLSQNRLSGTFPDSIENLSKLEILILSSNNFIGKIPKGLSSITTLSRFAANQNQFEGTIPSSITTNLRILDLSFNKLSGSIPSDLLSPAKLQTIDLSYNSLTGPIPSGISQNMNRLRLGSNQLNGSIPSATFKTLRNLMYLELENNSLTGSVPPDLGFCSNLALLSLAGNKLNGTLPVQLGNLISLQVMKLQSNQLIGEIPTEITNLQKLSTLNVSWNLLDGSIPSTISKLGSLTNLNLQGNRFTGSIPNDISSMNSLIELQLGGNQLSGNIPKMPAKLQIALNLSSNHLEGSIPTTLSQLTGLEVLDLSDNNLSGEIPTSLTTMTSLTQLILANNMLTGICPKFSSYVTLNVNGNQDLIIVKNDTTSNTQPAKKGKSVATALLIGFAVALFAVLVGTWLAISISRRYYRVNDEQLQSPQDLPLPQVLQGNILTANGIHRSNIDFTKAMEAVANPSNITLKTRFSTYYKAVMPSGSNYFVKRINWSDKIFQLGSHDKFGHELEVLGKLSNSNVMTPLAYVLTVDNAYLFYEYAPKGTLFDVLHGSLGKALDWASRYSIAVGAAQGLAFLHAYNSCPILLLDLSSRNIMLKTLKEPQVGDIELCKVIDPSKSTGSLSMVAGSVGYIPPEYAYTMRVTMAGNVYSFGVVLLELLTGKPAVSEGTELAKWVLNNSVKQDKWDHILDSNVSRTSLAIKSQMLAVLKVALGCVNVSPDARPKMKSVLRMLLNAR, from the exons ATGCATACACATCTAGTagaccaaaaacccaaaaaaaagttcaGAACCAACAATTCCCAGCTCATAGCTAAAATGAACAGATATGAGAAAAGCACCCTTttgttccttttcttcttattattctGTCCTATGGTTTTCTGTCAACTATCCTTAAAGCAAACCACCATCATGTCCGATGTTTCTAAGCTCATCAACAACGCTCACTTATGGGATACTACCAAAGCCCCATGTTCGTGGAAAGGAGTTACGTGTAGCCCAGGGAATTCCAATATAACCCAAATATCACTATCTGGGTTTTCTCTCAATTCTTCAGAAGTTCTGTCTCATCTTTGCCAGATAGATTCTTTGGAGAGTCTTGACCTCTCCAAGAACCAACTGACCTCAATCCCAGAAGGATACATCACAGCTTGTGGTAAGATTGCTGGGCTCAAACTCTTGAATTTTAGTAGAAATGGTTTGGCTAGTCCTCTGCCTACTTTTCAGGGTTTTGTTGGGTTGGAGTCCTTGGACTTGTCTTTCAATAAGTTCGCTGAAAACATTGGCTCACAGTTAGATGGATTGGGTGccctcaaaattttaaatcttaGTTTCAACCATTTCACTGGCCCTATTCCTAAGAACCTTTCCTTGGTTTTGGAACAGCTTCAGCTCTCTGTGAATGAATTCAATGGTACGATCCCAGATCGAATCATGAATTGTTCGAAGTTGACTTTGATTGACCTAAGTCAGAATAGGCTTTCTGGTACTTTTCCTGATAGTATTGAAAATCTCTCTAAATTGGAAATTTTGATTCTGTCTTCCAATAACTTTATTGGAAAAATTCCAAAGGGCCTTTCATCTATCACAACCCTTTCACGTTTTGCAGCCAATCAAAACCAGTTTGAAGGTACAATTCCTAGTAGTATTACAACAAACCTCAGGATCTTAGACCTTAGTTTTAATAAATTAAGTGGGTCGATACCTTCAGACTTGTTGTCACCAGCAAAATTGCAGACTATAGATTTGTCTTATAATTCGTTAACCGGACCTATACCTTCAGGCATATCTCAAAACATGAACAGGTTGAGATTGGGAAGCAATCAACTTAATGGGAGCATCCCATCTGCAACATTTAAAACACTTCGGAATTTGATGTACTTGGAGCTGGAAAACAATAGCTTGACTGGGTCAGTACCTCcggatttgggtttttgctCGAATTTGGCACTGTTGAGTTTGGCAGGGAATAAACTGAATGGAACATTGCCAGTACAGTTGGGTAATCTTATCTCACTTCAAGTCATGAAGCTTCAATCCAACCAGCTGATTGGAGAAATCCCAACTGAAATTACAAACCTACAGAAATTATCAACATTGAATGTCAGCTGGAATTTGCTGGATGGTTCAATACCTTCTACAATTTCAAAATTGGGAAGCCTTACCAATTTGAACTTACAAGGCAACCGATTCACTGGTTCAATACCCAACGATATTAGCAGCATGAATTCTCTGATAGAACTCCAGCTTGGAGGAAACCAACTCAGTGGTAACATTCCAAAGATGCCAGCAAAGTTGCAGATAGCTTTAAATCTCAGCAGCAACCACCTTGAAGGAAGTATTCCAACGACTCTTTCACAACTTACTGGATTAGAAGTTTTGGATCTCTCAGACAATAACTTATCAGGAGAGATACCAACATCTCTAACCACAATGACATCCTTGACACAGTTGATACTTGCTAACAATATGCTCACGGGAATTTGTCCAAAATTTAGTTCATATGTAACGCTCAATGTAAATGGAAATCAGGATCTTATTATTGTGAAGAATGACACAACATCAAACACACAACCAGCCAAAAAGGGAAAATCAGTTGCTACAGCATTATTAATTGGGTTTGCAGTGGCTCTTTTTGCTGTTTTGGTAGGAACATGGCTTGCCATATCAATTTCAAGGCGCTATTACAGGGTTAATGATGAACAATTACAATCACCACAAGATCTTCCACTCCCTCAGGTCCTCCAAGGCAATATATTAACTGCAAATGGAATCCACAGATCGAATATTGACTTCACCAAAGCAATGGAAGCAGTTGCTAACCCATCAAACATCACACTGAAGACTAGGTTTTCGACCTACTACAAAGCTGTCATGCCATCCGGATCAAACTACTTTGTCAAGAGGATTAACTGGAGTGACAAGATATTCCAGTTGGGCAGCCACGATAAATTTGGGCATGAGCTGGAGGTCTTGGGGAAACTGAGCAATTCAAATGTCATGACTCCTCTAGCCTATGTTTTGACAGTCGACAATGCTTATCTGTTCTATGAATATGCACCCAAGGGCACCCTTTTTGATGTTCTTCATGGTAGCTTGGGAAAGGCTTTAGACTGGGCCAGCAGATACAGCATTGCAGTTGGAGCTGCTCAGGGTCTTGCTTTTCTGCATGCATACAACTCCTGTCCAATACTACTTCTTGACCTATCAAGTAGAAACATCATGTTGAAGACCCTCAAGGAACCTCAGGTGGGAGACATCGAGCTCTGTAAGGTGATTGATCCCTCAAAGAGCACTGGAAGCCTTTCTATGGTTGCTGGCTCTGTCGGCTATATTCCCCCAG AGTATGCTTACACAATGAGGGTAACAATGGCTGGGAATGTTTATAGCTTTGGGGTCGTTCTTCTGGAATTGCTGACAGGAAAGCCGGCTGTTAGTGAGGGAACCGAGTTGGCCAAATGGGTTTTAAATAACTCAGTCAAGCAAGATAAATGGGATCACATCCTTGACTCTAACGTCAGTAGAACATCACTTGCCATTAAAAGTCAGATGCTTGCAGTCCTGAAGGTTGCTCTTGGTTGTGTGAATGTATCACCAGATGCAAGGCCCAAGATGAAGAGTGTGCTACGAATGCTCCTCAATGCAAGATAA